The DNA region TGCTCAATGTGCTGAGTGTGAACCGTTTGAGATCATACCGGAAAAAACTGCAAAGGTTCGAATACAAGTTTCAGATAAAAGGTTTTTGAAGTCAAAAGACTGTTGGAAAATTATCGGAAACGTTGAAGGCGAAAAAATATATGCGTTGTTTAAGCTTGATGATGCTGAAACAGCTTTTTCCGGTGAGTGTGCTGAGGAACCTTTTAGCGGTGATCTGGCGCAGGGTGTAATTAAAGCTCCGAAGATTTCGCACCTTGGTGCTAGTATTCTTGATTGGGTTAAGGTTGAAAGAAAACGTTTAATGGGTAGGGGGTAGTTTTACTACCCCTCAATCAAGAATTTGATAAATTCATCTTGGCTTAATGTTTTTAGCTCTATTATATCGTTCTGGGTAAGTTCAAATGTAACCTTTCCTGAATACCTGTTGTGATGGATTCTTTCTTTAGTCTCTCTAGCAATAGTTGTGTGTTCAGGTATGGCTTCTGTTGCGTCTTTTACAAGGATATATGTGTTAGATTTTTTAGGCCATCCTTCGATACTGATGGGTTTTTTATTTCCTTCAGGATCAACTAACATATAAGCGGCAGGAGTTGCTTTAATTACGTCATTTTTTTTAAAGCAGAACGCTGAGGATTGATATTCAACATCTCTGAGAACACTTGTCATTCCATTTTTATCAGGCTCACAGGTTAGTTTTTCTTTTTCCGTAATTTTTCCATATTTGAGACGAAATGTTTCCTTACCAATTCTAAAACCAAGACGATCCTTGAACCACTCAGGCACAGCAAATTTCCAACCCCTTACAAAGTGGTAGTATTGTGGCCCATCTGGAAATTCAAAAAAGGGTATTTTTTTGCTTTGTTTTGCTGTTTTTCGTGGTGTGCTAATTAGTTTATCAAGTAGTTTTAAGGCTTTTCTTTCTGATTCAAGCTTCTGTAGCTCTGAGATCTCATTCATTATGTGCAACTCCCCTCATTAGTTAAACTCTTAATAAACAGCGCACTGTATTTTTTCAACACTAAAATATAATTTATTGACAACCTAGAGCGATGGAGCTACTTAGCTAATATGAGTGATGCAAAAGTAAACGTATCAATGAAACTAGATAAGGAAACCCACAAGCGTTACAAATTATACGCCGTGGAGCATGACATAACCTTCAAAGATATTTTCATGGGAGAAATGGAAAGAAGAATAGCCGAAGCAGAAAAGCAAAAGAAAGAAGAAAAGTAGCCCCAATAAAATCGGCCCGGAACGGTGTTGACGCACCAGAACCGAGCCTAACCACAAACGACCTTACTAGGAGGTGCGTTATGGCTGAACAGAACTTAGCCAATTCAAACACTTCTGACAACAGTTCAGTTGTCAGCACACCTACGCTTGTTATCTCTGATGGCAAGCCCGTTGTTTCGTCCCTTACCATTGCCGAGAATTTCGGTAAGCTGCATAAGAATGTTCTTAGAGACATTGAAAAGCTTGAAATTCCGAAGGATTTTCATGAGCTCAATTTTGAGCCCATGAAAATTGATGTTGAAATCGGCAAAGGTGCCATAAGAAAATCTCCCGCTTACAACATAACCCGTGACGGTTTCACCCTGCTAGTAATGGGCTTCACCGGAAAGAAGGCCATGCAATGGAAGATTCGCTATATCGAAGCTTTCAATGCAATGGAGCAGGAACTTTTGCGTGTGCTGAACAGGCCGCTAGAAAATAAAACTATAAAAGCAATCTCGGATTGCCTGATCCGTGACAACTCGGTGCATGCTTTTATTGAGGAAGCTTGCGAAGTAGCCTCATGGGGCAGGGTTTCAAAAACTGAGCTTTTCGAAAGCTATCAGACTTATTGCAAACGCACACAATGCCGAGCTGTGCATCGTGCAAAATTTTTTAGTGACCTTTACGCCATGATAAGAAGCGTTAAGGAAACCCGCCCACGTGTAAACGGAGAACGGCCCCGTATGCTTTTGGGCATTGCTCCATACAATCCGCTTCCGGCAGGATCGGAACCGTTAGAGCTTCCAGTATCCGTAAATTCTGATTACAGCCTGAATTCTCCAGAATCCTGCATTGCCACCGCAAAAGAACTTCTGCTTAAAAACCTGTCCAGCCTTCCAAGACCGGAAAGACAAGCCATGCTTTTAGCTTATGATGCCCTGATCGAAGCGGAACAGGGGCTTTGTGCGGAGGTGCGCCATGCTTAAAGACGATTTATGTCACCATGTTTCGGATATGATGTCTGCGGCCTGTACGCTTGAGTACTTGCAAGAGAAGCTAGAAGATGATCACCGTTATGGCGAAGCTTTCATGCTGGGTTTAATCAAAAAGACAATTTCAGAAGGGGCCGAAGCTTTTAGTATGTATGAAGTGGAAGTGCAAAAGAAGAATGCACGGAAGGGGAAGTCTGCTGGGGTTTTGGAGTTGGTGCGGAAGTGAGGGAATATAGATACGAAGAACAGAAGAAAGCCCCGCTCTAGCGGGGCTTCTCGCTTACTTATTTAATATTCTATCTAAAAGTTCTTTTTTATAAATAGTATAACCATCGTTGAAAGTTCTTTCTCCAAACGACTTATAATAATAATGTTTTTTTGACTCTTTTGGAGAATAATCTAGTTTAAGCATATTAAGATAGTTTTTATTAAATATTTTTATTGGAAGATTTGAAAATGTAAGATTGTCAGTTGATGGACCATCTGTATAGTTAAATGATCCAGATATTATTTCTACGTCACTATCCACAATCCCAGCATAGAATTTTGAATGAGTTCGTTCAAAATTATCTAGTTTATCTAGTCCAGAATTTTGTCTGTTGTATTTATCATTTAAATCTATTTCACCTTCTTTATTAAGTTGATTTTTGATTTTTGTTCTATTGCTTGTTTTGGTTAAAATTTTAGTTTTATGTGCAGGTAAGTATGAAGATAATGAATGCAATAATTTTTTCATTTCATCTTCTTTTTTATATTGATTTCCTATATATGCTGTCTGAGCATAAATTTTATCCGCAATTAACGTCCATCTTAAAAACAATTTATCCACATAACTTTTGCAATCATTTTTTGAATAAACACCATTAATATATATTAAATTTGCTCCCTGAATATTTGCTATAATGAAGTCAGTATACTTAGGAAACTCCCCATACGAAAACATATGTGTAAAAAAGATAACTTTATGTCTACTCGAACAGGAGCACTCAGTATCTAATTCTAAAATAATTTTATCAGCATCTTGCAAAAAACCCTTTGTATGAAAAGTGTTCAGACTAGACAAAAAACTATCCATTTCACCAGACTTAAATAAAGTTTTCAATTTACTATATGCTATTTTTTCAAGATTACTCTCACAGGAACTACATGTGTACAATGGTGCTTGGTTTTCATCCAAAAAAGGATTTGCTGACTTACCTTGGATTAAATCTACAAAGAAATCATCTGCCAAATGGCAAAACTGAAGGTTTTCATTAAACAAACGCTGTTCGGTAATATGCGCGCAATCATTCTTGGCAATTTCATCTGGATTTCTTATTGTTGTGACAATATCTGCGCCTTCATGGATTACTAAGAAATGTGGATTTATTACATCTTCATAAATCAAAAAATCATTGCTACATTCTTTACATTTAGCAACAACGGCTCCGGGATAGTCCTTTTGTGGATAATGGCCTACTGTATATTTGATTGCATTATTACAATGCGGACAAAGCCCACCCCAATCATCAATATTAGGTTCAGCACCCGTTGATAAGATAAATTGCCACTTTTCTTCTTCTTCCATATTTTTAAATGCTTCATTTAAATTCATATTTAAATCCTTTTTAATTTTTATATATTCAATTAGTGTAACAATCATCTTTTGACCAGTAAATTTTACTGCCCAGTAAACAACCCCATTCCAAAATAACCACCTCGATTGTTATGATTGTCCCAACTTGAAGGACAACCATAATAACCGAGGTTTTTTAATGCTCCAGAAACGGCTGGACTCTCTGAATAAGGCAATCGAAGCAATTGAAGGCGGCGCACAGTCCTATACCTTGAATGGCCGGACTCTCACCCGTGGTTCTTTGCAGTCGCTTTATTCGGAGCGGGACAAAGTGGAAATGCGCCTTGCTTTTGCTGGTAACGGCGGCAAGGGGTTTATTGCCCGTGCTTCGTTTCGGGGGCGTAGATGAACCTCTATGATGGCTGGACTTCTTTTGTTGCTCATTGTGTCGGTGCAATTTCGCCCGATGCGGCTGCAAGTTGGTGCCGTAGCCGTGCGACTCTTTCCGCTTACTCTGCCGCTTCCCGTCGTGGGCCTAATTCCAATTGGCGACCTTCCAGCCGTAGTGCCGATAACCTTTCCCGTCATGAACATGCTTTAATCGTGGCCCGTGCACGTGATCTGGTTCGTAACTCGGCCCATGTTTCCGGTGCGCTGGAACGCATAGCAAACAACGTTATCTATACCGGAATCAAACCGCAGGCCGCACAGCTTAATGCGGATGGTGATCTTGACCACGGTTTTAACCGCAAAATCGAACAGCACTGGAAAGACTGGGCGGAAGCGGATGAAGTCGGTTTTGAAGATAAGCAACGGCTTATTATGAATCACCTTTGGCAGGATGGTGAATGCCTTCTCCGTTTCTATCCTGATCCTGACCTGATGAAGCAGGGGCTTGCTCCTTTGGGCGTTGAACTTTTGGAATGCGACTATCTGGACAGCTCCGTTGACGGGCCTTTAGCGGGTGGCGGTTACGCCATGCGTGGGGTTGAGTTTAATCGCAAAGGGCATCCTGTTGCTTATCATTTATATAGCGAACACCCCGGTGATATGCGCCGCTTGATGAGTCGTGAATCTATTCGTGTTTCTGCTCAGTGGGTGCGCCATATTTTCCGGCCTGTCCGTTCCAGTCAGAACCGTGGCATTTCTTGGATGGCTCCGGTTGTTATGGAAATGCGTGATTTCAGCGAATTTCAGGACTCGCACCGTATTGTTGCACGGCTCATGGCGGCTTTCGGATTCTTTGTTGAAACGCCTTATGCGGAAATGATGAATCCGCTTGGCGGCGAAATGATGAATCAGGCCGAGGACGTGGAAGGGTATATTCCAGATTACGTTGAACCGGGGCAGATTGTGACCTTGCCGCAAGGAACTAAGGTTCATGAAGCCCAGTTCACGCACCCCGGGCCGACTTATGAACCGTATGTAAAAACAAGTTTGCGTGGCAGTTCTACAGGCTTCGGCATGTCTTACGAAGCTTTTTCAAACGATTATTCAGATGCCTCCTTTGCGTCCGCACGTTCCGCCACCTTGGAAGAACGGCGCGGTTATCGTGTTCAGCAAAATCTTATGGGCCGTAAGGCCGTTATGCCAACATGGAAAATGTTCTGCCGCATGCTCTGGCTGGGCGGGCTGGAACCTTTACTGACTGGTCCTAGTGTTCCGGCAAGCTGTCAGTTCCCCGGTTGGTCTTGGGTTGATCCTGTTAAGGATGCGAAGTCCGCAGAGTCACTACTCAATATGGGCTGTACTACCCGTCGCAAAATCTGTGCGGAGCGGGGCGAAGACTATGATGAAGTGGTTGAACAGTTGGCCCGTGAAAATGACGACCTCAAAAAACGGGGTTTAACGGAGACTAAAAGTGAATAAATATTTTCCTTTAAACCTTGCAGAAAGTGAAAATGCGCCACTGCAATTAACGGCAGGTTTGAATCTCTCAGAACAGGAAGAAGGCAAGCCGCGCCGTTTTCACATTGTCGGTTACACCGGATCAGTTGTTCAGCGGTTCATGGGTAGTTTTATAATTGAGCTTTCCGGCATCCGTACCGAAAACCGCATTCCCATTCTCGAAGAACATGATTCTGACAAAAAGATCGGCATTGCGGATTCTATCAAGCTGGAAGAATGCGGCTTGGTGCTGGAAGGATTCTTTCTGGATACGGACGATGCCAAGGAAGTTATTAAACTTTCTGATCAAAAATTCCCGTGGCAGGCATCCATTGGAGTATGGCCCGAAGCTGTTGAAGAAGTGAAAGCAGGTGCAACCGTTATTGTTAACGGTGAGGAGCTTGTCGGACCTTTATACGTGTGGCGCAAGTCGTTTGTGCGTGAAACTTCCTTCTGCGTTCTTGGCGCAGATGGAGCTACCGAGGCCGTGGCGATGAATGAACGGCCAAAACCTAAACCGGAGGAATCAGTCATGAAAAAATGGTTGAAACTTTTCCTGCGGGCTAATGGCCTTGAAAATATCACTGAGGACTCTGCCCGCACTTTATTAAAAGAAATGGGGCTTAATTATGAAGCCCTGAATAACCTTGAAGATGCGCCCGCATGGATGAGCGGGGTTGATGCTCCGCAAGTTAATCCCGTGCAAGCTCAAGCCCCGCAAGCCCCTGCTAACCAAAGTGAACAGCCGCAACCATTGCAGGTTAATGAACAGCAAGTGGCCCTTGCGGAACGCCAGCGCATTAATTTTATTGATGAGCAGGTTGGAATGTTCGGGCTGTCTGCGGATTTCCGTAAAAAGCTGGTTGATGGCGGCAAAGGGGCAAGCGATTTGAATAAGTTGATTCTGGCGGAACTGAGTTCCCAGCACCAGCCACTTGCTCCGGCAGGGCATATTCTTGCCGGACGTACTGAAGGTGAAAAACTGCATGATGCGGCTGTGTCCGGAATGCTTTTCCGTGCTGGAATAAGGGAAGAAAAGCCCGCACCGGGTTATGAAGATTTCAGAGTTATGCGCCTTACTGACCTTGCAAGGGATCTCCTTGAAAGAAGCGGTGTTTCAACTCGTGGCATGTCGCAGGCTAAACTTGCTTCACAAGTACTTAGACCCCAGCAATTCGGAGCTTCCACTAGCGATTTTCCGTCAATATTTGCGGCAATAACTAATAAAGTGTTGCTCAAAGCATATGCCGAAGCTCCGGCAACGTGGCGACCTTGGGTAAACATAATTCCCGCTACTGATTTTAAAGAGATACACGGTGTAAGTCTTTCCGAAGCTCCTGATCTGGAACTTATCAACGAACATGGTGAATACAAAACAGGATCGTTCAGCGATTCTATGGAAAGCTACCGTATTGCCCGTTACGGCAAAAACGTGCGCTTGACCCGTGAAATGATGGTTAATGACGATTTGCGAGTTTTTACCCGTATTCCGCAATTGTTCGGTAATGCTTCGGCCCGCAAGGTTGCAGATATTGTTTATGGTTTGCTGCTTTCTAATCCAAGAATGAGCGATAATTACAACCTATTCC from Desulfovibrio sp. UCD-KL4C includes:
- a CDS encoding Rha family transcriptional regulator — translated: MAEQNLANSNTSDNSSVVSTPTLVISDGKPVVSSLTIAENFGKLHKNVLRDIEKLEIPKDFHELNFEPMKIDVEIGKGAIRKSPAYNITRDGFTLLVMGFTGKKAMQWKIRYIEAFNAMEQELLRVLNRPLENKTIKAISDCLIRDNSVHAFIEEACEVASWGRVSKTELFESYQTYCKRTQCRAVHRAKFFSDLYAMIRSVKETRPRVNGERPRMLLGIAPYNPLPAGSEPLELPVSVNSDYSLNSPESCIATAKELLLKNLSSLPRPERQAMLLAYDALIEAEQGLCAEVRHA
- a CDS encoding phage portal protein produces the protein MNLYDGWTSFVAHCVGAISPDAAASWCRSRATLSAYSAASRRGPNSNWRPSSRSADNLSRHEHALIVARARDLVRNSAHVSGALERIANNVIYTGIKPQAAQLNADGDLDHGFNRKIEQHWKDWAEADEVGFEDKQRLIMNHLWQDGECLLRFYPDPDLMKQGLAPLGVELLECDYLDSSVDGPLAGGGYAMRGVEFNRKGHPVAYHLYSEHPGDMRRLMSRESIRVSAQWVRHIFRPVRSSQNRGISWMAPVVMEMRDFSEFQDSHRIVARLMAAFGFFVETPYAEMMNPLGGEMMNQAEDVEGYIPDYVEPGQIVTLPQGTKVHEAQFTHPGPTYEPYVKTSLRGSSTGFGMSYEAFSNDYSDASFASARSATLEERRGYRVQQNLMGRKAVMPTWKMFCRMLWLGGLEPLLTGPSVPASCQFPGWSWVDPVKDAKSAESLLNMGCTTRRKICAERGEDYDEVVEQLARENDDLKKRGLTETKSE
- a CDS encoding Mu-like prophage major head subunit gpT family protein → MNKYFPLNLAESENAPLQLTAGLNLSEQEEGKPRRFHIVGYTGSVVQRFMGSFIIELSGIRTENRIPILEEHDSDKKIGIADSIKLEECGLVLEGFFLDTDDAKEVIKLSDQKFPWQASIGVWPEAVEEVKAGATVIVNGEELVGPLYVWRKSFVRETSFCVLGADGATEAVAMNERPKPKPEESVMKKWLKLFLRANGLENITEDSARTLLKEMGLNYEALNNLEDAPAWMSGVDAPQVNPVQAQAPQAPANQSEQPQPLQVNEQQVALAERQRINFIDEQVGMFGLSADFRKKLVDGGKGASDLNKLILAELSSQHQPLAPAGHILAGRTEGEKLHDAAVSGMLFRAGIREEKPAPGYEDFRVMRLTDLARDLLERSGVSTRGMSQAKLASQVLRPQQFGASTSDFPSIFAAITNKVLLKAYAEAPATWRPWVNIIPATDFKEIHGVSLSEAPDLELINEHGEYKTGSFSDSMESYRIARYGKNVRLTREMMVNDDLRVFTRIPQLFGNASARKVADIVYGLLLSNPRMSDNYNLFHAKHNNLEATVKGRVSAATLNAGRKGMRMQKGPNGARLDLRPRFLLTPVAQETEAEVLIRSAALPDANMSSGVHNPWAGKLEPISEPRLDDVDPDAHYLIGDPAQVDTIEVAFLDGIESPFVDEEPDFDSDGLKIKVRLEAGAGLMDHRGFQKNPGK